From one Botrytis cinerea B05.10 chromosome 7, complete sequence genomic stretch:
- the Bcfow2 gene encoding Bcfow2 has translation MDQRTVPIGPIGPNGPVSPAFVYNGTITYASATSPAVTDTTFNASPVTSPLQREDGLTAEPPKKRQKRNKPTLSCAECVERKTKCDRGRPNCLACIKRQSQCVYHLTANILEETNRTTANARRMTKPPKKSGPGAGNLVERPRQAPDPSERSASRGSVSSSTGLLSNVPYSHPKASNVFGIGSEHPFANYWTCQGGLPEVISVLPAKDQADILMERYFECVDPVYPMLHRQTFYADYEHFWSLAGPERDRTDAALVAMIFSMIALGTQFVNNSPPKERQQTAEFYVSAAHQSLRLGSYLNKASMRSIQAMVLITYFLINDNHASDGWAFAGILIRQSYAMGLHRDPNIVSPNASIFDKQQRRKLWQAVLLQDTFLTVLLSLPPSATHTDVNVEDLIDDSGSIANCDPNDTAYIRGCWTLANLVQESICSPRSLDLPICPTARQKHKLISDFKAVYRSFPDVFRSWDHDSISVVAETNKRLVRQTLFLTSNYFHNVMLLHSSESPEVQPDVRGTLNAAHEAISAFFLLYELFESESKVWWVFNHRAFLECMMIGNTLQEVGKDEDGAEKLGKDPLFVRAKADIVRMIEIMTNIGNGENGSQVARTRVQVLSDYV, from the exons ATGGACCAAAGAACTGTACCTATTGGCCCTATTGGACCCAACGGACCTGTCTCCCCTGCATTTGTATACAACGGGACAATTACATACGCTTCAGCAACATCCCCGGCAGTTACGGATACCACTTTCAATGCATCTCCAGTAACAAGTCCATTGCAAAGAGAAGATGGTTTGACAGCAGAACCTCCCAAGAAGAGACAAAAGCGTAACAAGCCTACCTTATCATGTGCTGAATGTGTAGAACGTAAAACAAAG TGCGATAGGGGTCGACCAAATTGCCTTGCAT GTATTAAGCGACAATCACAATGCGTATATCATCTAACAGCAAATATACTCGA GGAGACAAATAGGACAACTGCAAATGCTCGACGTATGACCAAACCACCAAAGAAGTCGGGCCCTGGAGCAGGAAACCTTGTCGAACGACCAAGACAAGCACCAGATCCAAGTGAGAGGAGTGCATCTCGAGGCTCGGTCTCTTCTTCTACCGGTCTACTTTCTAATGTACCTTATTCGCACCCGAAAGCCTCGAATGTTTTTGGTATTGGCTCAGAGCACCCCTTTGCAAATTATTGGACATGTCAAGGAGGACTTCCGGAAGTGATTTCGGTCTTACCAGCCAAGGACCAAGCAGATATCTTGATGGAACGATATTTCGAATGTGTCGATCCTGTTTATCCTATGCTTCACAGACAAACCTTTTATGCCGATTATGAGCATTTCTGGTCACTAGCAGGACCTGAAAGAGATAGAACAGATGCTGCTCTAGTTGCTATGATATTCTCCATGATAGCTTTGGGAACCCAATTTGTTAATAATTCTCCGCCAAAAGAGCGACAACAGACTGCTGAGTTCTATGTATCTGCCGCTCACCAATCCCTTCGACTCGGTTCGTATCTTAATAAAGCCTCGATGCGCTCAATTCAAGCCATGGTTCTTATCACGTACTTTCTCATCAATGATAATCATGCTTCTGATGGATGGGCATTTGCTGGTATACTAATTCGACAATCTTATGCTATGGGTCTCCATCGCGATCCCAACATTGTCAGTCCAAATGCATCCATCTTTGACAAACAACAACGTCGAAAACTTTGGCAAGCAGTCTTGCTCCAAGATACCTTCCTTACtgttctcctttctctcccaCCAAGCGCAACACACACCGATGTCAACGTAGAAGATCTCATCGATGATTCTGGCTCCATCGCCAATTGCGATCCAAACGATACAGCTTATATCCGCGGATGTTGGACTTTAGCCAACCTCGTCCAAGAAAGCATTTGCTCTCCCCGCTCGCTAGATCTTCCCATCTGTCCTACCGCCCGCCAAAAACACAAACTCATTTCCGATTTTAAAGCTGTCTATCGTTCTTTCCCAGACGTCTTTCGCTCTTGGGACCACGATTCCATTTCTGTAGTAGCAGAAACTAACAAGCGTCTTGTACGACAAACACTTTTCTTGACGAGTAATTACTTTCATAATGTGATGTTACTCCATTCAAGCGAAAGTCCGGAAGTGCAACCAGATGTCCGAGGAACTTTAAATGCGGCCCACGAAGCTATCAGTGCGTTCTTTCTCCTTTATGAACTCTTCGAAAGCGAAAGCAAAGTTTGGTGGGTCTTTAATCATCGCGCATTTTTGGAGTGCATGATGATTGGAAATACGTTGCAGGAAGTGGGCAAAGATGAAGACGGAGCGGAGAAATTGGGGAAAGATCCATTGTTTGTTAGGGCTAAGGCGGATATTG TCCGCATGATCGAAATAATGACCAATATTGGTAACGGAGAAAATGGCTCACAAGTCGCGCGGACGAGAGTCCAGGTTTTGAGCGATTATGTTTGA
- the Bcfis1 gene encoding Bcfis1, whose protein sequence is MSGGLPYAADAESPLKPAELQVLRAQYEKEGEHVGVQTQFNYAWGLIKSNSRHEQQEGVRLLSDIFRTSPERRRECLYYLALGNYKLGNYSEARRYNDLLMEKEPENLQASSLKGLIDDKVAKEGLIGVAILSGVAIAAGVVGSMLFRGVSRNNR, encoded by the exons atgaGTGGCGGACTTCCAT ATGCCGCGGACGCTGAAAG CCCGTTGAAGCCTGCAGAACTGCAAGTTCTCAGAGCACAGTATGAGAAAGAGGGCGAACATGTTGGCGTGCAGACACAGTTCAACTACGCATGG GGATTGATCAAATCGAATTCTCGACATGAACAACAAGAGGGAGTTCGTCTCCTCTCAGACATATTCCGCACATCCCCCGAACGGAGAAGAGAATGTCTTTACTACCTGGCCCTTGGAAACTACAAATTAGGAAACTACTCGGAAGCACGACGATacaatgatttattaatggAAAAGGAACCGGAGAATTTACAGGCAAGCAGTCTGAAGGGGTTGATCGATGATAAAGTTGCGAAAGAAGGTTTAATAGGCGTTGCGATCCTCAGCGGTGTTGCTATTGCTGCTGGAGTTGTGGGCTCAATGTTATTCAGAGGGGTGAGTAGAAATAATAGATAA